A stretch of DNA from Streptomyces rubradiris:
TCCCTGAAGAGCTCTTCCTTGCCTGATCATCGTGCTCCTGATGGGCGGGCTCATGGGCCTGCTCGACGGCACGATCGTGAACGTCGGCATCGGCACCCTGGGCGACCACTTCGACAGTTCCCTCGGCACGGTCGGCTGGGTCGCGACCGGCTACCTCATCGCGGTCACGCTCGCCATCCCCTTCACCGCATGGGCCGTCGACCGCTTCGGCAGCAAGAAGATGTGGCTGACCGGCCTGGCCCTCTTCGTCTTCGGCTCGCTCGCCTCCGGCCTCGCCTGGAGCATCGAGAGCCTGATCGTCTTCCGGGTGATCCAGGGCTTCGGCGGCGGCATGCTCGACCCGATCATGCTCACCCTGCTCGCCCGCGTGGCCGGGCCGGAACGCGTGGGCCGGGTCATGGGCCTGATGGGCATCGTGATCCCGCTCGGCCCCGTCCTCGGCCCCGTCCTGGGCGGTCTCATCATCGAGGGCCTGGACTGGCGCTGGATGTTCCTTGTGAACATCCCGATCGGCGTACTGGCCTTCGCACTCTCCCTGCGCATCGTGCCGACCGACCCGCCCAAGAGCGAACGGACCACCAGCCCGCTCGACTTCGTCGGCCTCGCGCTGCTCGGCCCCGCCTTCGCCGTCCTCACCTTCGCGCTCTCGCGGGCCGGCGAGGACGCCGGCTTCGGCAGCGCCCCGGTGATCGCGGCCCTCGCCCTGGGCGCCGTGCTGCTCATCGGCTATGGCGCGCACGCCGTACGGGTCGGCGCCAAGGCCCTGATCAGCCTCGGCCTGTTCCGCGGCCGCAGCTTCTCCGCCAGCGTCACGGTCATGGGGCTCACCGGTGTCATGCTCTTCTCGATGCTGTTCCTCGTCCCCCTCTACCAGCAGGAGGTGCGCGGCCACGGCGTGCTCGCGGCCGGGCTGCTGCTCGCCCCGCTCGGCGTCGGCTCATTCCTGGCCATGCCGGTGGCCGGCCGGCTCAGCGACACGGTCGGGGCCAGGCGGCTCGCCCCGTTCGGCGCCCTCGTCATCACCCTGAGCTCCCTGGCGTACACCCAGGCCGGTGCCGGCACCAGTGAAGTCCTGCTCGGCGGCTGCGCGTTCACCACCGGGGTGGGCCTCGGCTTCATCGGCGCGCCCACCATGGGCTCGTTGTACCGGACGCTGCCGGGCGAGTCCGTCGCACAGGGCACCTCGGTGCTCTACATCATCAACCAACTCGGCGCCTCGCTCGGCATCGCCGTCGTCGCCCTGCTGCTGCAGCGCCAGGCCGACAGCGGCCACAGCCCGGTGGAGTCCTTCCAGACCACCTCCTGGTGGGTGTTCGGGGCAGCCCTCGCCGTGCTGATCGCCGGATGGTTCCTGCCGGGCAAGCCCGAGTCGGCCGCGGCGGCGACCGAGCAGGGGGACAGCCCGCAGGAGGGCGACTCACCGAGCACCGTCGCCGCCCGGAGCTGAACCACCGCCCCCGTCAGAGGCGTTCGGCGTACGACGCGGCCGTCCCGCACGAGCGCGCTGTCAGTCGCCGCTCAGCCCCTCGGGACAAGCCGGCCCACCGCATCCGATTCATCGCCGCCGGCGGGCGAGTCGGTCTCCGCCATCCTCGCCCGGTCGGGCACCTGGGGCGTGGGGCTCTTCTTCCTGCCGAGCGGGTTCGTCCTGGCCTGGACCGCGCGGCCGGGCGACGACCACTCGGGCCTTCTGGCGGCGCCGCGTGGCGAAGCGATGCGGCAACATGGCGGCAGATCGCCGATCAGCCGCACCGGTCAGCCGACCGCACGGCACATCTCAGGTCGCCGCGATGCTCAATGTGTCCACGAGAGAGGGGTCCGCTGCCGATCAAGGCGGTGATCACATGGGAAGATTCCAGGCGCATGGTGGCGCCAAGAAGGATTTCGACTTCAACGTCGGTCTGGCGGAGGGCGATTGGGACGCGAAGCGATTCGGTGACCGGCTGTGGGCTGATGTCGC
This window harbors:
- a CDS encoding DHA2 family efflux MFS transporter permease subunit — translated: MGGLMGLLDGTIVNVGIGTLGDHFDSSLGTVGWVATGYLIAVTLAIPFTAWAVDRFGSKKMWLTGLALFVFGSLASGLAWSIESLIVFRVIQGFGGGMLDPIMLTLLARVAGPERVGRVMGLMGIVIPLGPVLGPVLGGLIIEGLDWRWMFLVNIPIGVLAFALSLRIVPTDPPKSERTTSPLDFVGLALLGPAFAVLTFALSRAGEDAGFGSAPVIAALALGAVLLIGYGAHAVRVGAKALISLGLFRGRSFSASVTVMGLTGVMLFSMLFLVPLYQQEVRGHGVLAAGLLLAPLGVGSFLAMPVAGRLSDTVGARRLAPFGALVITLSSLAYTQAGAGTSEVLLGGCAFTTGVGLGFIGAPTMGSLYRTLPGESVAQGTSVLYIINQLGASLGIAVVALLLQRQADSGHSPVESFQTTSWWVFGAALAVLIAGWFLPGKPESAAAATEQGDSPQEGDSPSTVAARS